The following coding sequences are from one Microbulbifer sp. TB1203 window:
- the rmuC gene encoding DNA recombination protein RmuC has protein sequence MEVFPLRIELDLAVGAALALLGLLAAAVWLGRAGLARRLEQSLGSQAVLQARLDNSREREAQLSAEVQALRTELEDKLQRLTRSQVLVEKSEAALAEQRQLLEQTRKAMAEQFENLANRIFEEKQQQFVRRSEDSLRKSLDPLERQLGDFRKRVEHVYDRENAERNSLLGQIKALREQTQRISEEALNLTSALKGDRKVQGNWGEVVLERLLEESGLQKGREYDTQVSFIGDGRRRQPDVIVHLPENKDLIIDAKVSLLDYERYCSAETDEERAQALKQHVQSLRAHIAGLNKKAYEQLEGVRTLDFVFIFVPIEAAYMLAMQADPGLFRDAYDKHIVLVSPTSLMATLRTVENIWRYEKQNKNAEKIAEEAGRLHDQFAMVLESLDELGSRIRQAEDAYQQTYKRLATGRGNAVKRIDSLRKLGARTRKRIDANLREQAETSDSRALPEPQTETEGE, from the coding sequence ATGGAAGTCTTCCCCCTGCGGATCGAACTGGACCTGGCAGTCGGTGCCGCCCTTGCGCTGCTCGGCCTGCTGGCCGCAGCGGTATGGCTGGGCCGCGCGGGCTTGGCGCGCCGACTGGAGCAGAGTCTCGGGTCGCAGGCGGTGTTGCAGGCGCGGCTCGACAACAGCCGCGAGCGCGAGGCCCAGCTCTCCGCCGAAGTGCAGGCACTGCGCACCGAGCTGGAGGATAAACTGCAGCGCCTGACCCGCAGCCAGGTGCTGGTGGAGAAGAGCGAGGCGGCGCTGGCGGAGCAGCGTCAGCTGCTGGAGCAGACCCGCAAGGCCATGGCCGAGCAGTTCGAGAACCTGGCCAATCGCATCTTCGAGGAGAAGCAGCAACAGTTCGTACGCCGCAGCGAGGACAGCCTGCGCAAGAGCCTGGACCCACTGGAGCGCCAGTTGGGGGATTTCCGCAAGCGGGTGGAGCACGTCTACGACCGCGAGAACGCCGAGCGCAACAGCCTGCTGGGGCAGATCAAGGCGCTGCGCGAGCAGACCCAGCGCATCAGCGAAGAGGCTCTCAACCTGACCTCGGCGCTCAAGGGCGACCGCAAGGTGCAGGGCAACTGGGGCGAGGTGGTGCTGGAGCGGCTGCTGGAGGAGTCCGGCCTGCAGAAAGGGCGCGAGTACGATACCCAGGTCAGCTTCATCGGGGATGGCCGCCGTCGCCAGCCGGACGTGATCGTGCACCTGCCGGAAAACAAGGACCTGATTATCGACGCCAAGGTCTCGCTGCTGGACTACGAGCGCTACTGTTCCGCGGAAACCGACGAGGAACGGGCCCAGGCGCTGAAGCAGCATGTGCAGTCCCTGCGCGCGCATATCGCCGGCCTGAACAAGAAGGCCTACGAGCAACTCGAGGGTGTGCGCACCCTGGATTTCGTCTTTATTTTCGTGCCCATCGAGGCCGCCTACATGCTGGCCATGCAAGCGGACCCGGGGCTGTTCCGCGATGCCTACGACAAGCATATCGTGCTGGTGAGCCCTACCAGCCTGATGGCTACCCTGCGCACGGTGGAGAATATCTGGCGCTACGAAAAGCAGAACAAGAACGCGGAGAAAATCGCCGAGGAGGCGGGCAGGCTGCACGATCAGTTTGCCATGGTGCTGGAGTCCCTCGATGAACTGGGCAGCCGCATCCGCCAGGCGGAGGACGCCTACCAGCAGACCTACAAGCGCCTGGCCACCGGCCGCGGCAATGCGGTTAAGCGTATCGACAGCCTGCGCAAACTGGGCGCCCGAACCCGCAAGCGGATAGATGCAAACCTGCGCGAGCAGGCGGAGACTTCCGACAGCAGGGCGCTACCCGAACCCCAGACCGAAACCGAAGGCGAATAA
- a CDS encoding AEC family transporter has product MEIFAFALSVTGPIFLTLIIGYWLVRLGLLRDAFVDDASRLVFMITLPVLLFINIFTADAELGQELPLLAAGFLGTVITIPLAWVVARPLARGDRSAFIQGAFRGNLGIIGLAWAANAYGSSGLAQAALLMAVVTILYNLAAVVLFAMYSQQASFSWKKLAKDIVQNPLIVAIVLALICKQLGVKLPEILLQTGDYLASITLPLALLCIGASLDFSLLRRSSLAAFGAVGFKLLVVPAVLIAFGWLFQLPSQSMGVLLLLAASPSATVSFIMARAMGGNSQLAANIVALSTLLSIVTASLGLALLEVYL; this is encoded by the coding sequence ATGGAGATATTCGCCTTTGCCCTGTCGGTCACCGGACCGATCTTTCTCACATTGATTATCGGTTACTGGCTGGTGCGCCTGGGCCTGCTGCGCGACGCGTTTGTCGACGACGCCTCGCGGCTGGTGTTTATGATCACCCTGCCGGTGTTGCTGTTTATCAATATTTTTACGGCGGACGCCGAGCTGGGGCAGGAGTTGCCGCTGTTGGCGGCAGGATTCCTGGGAACCGTCATCACGATTCCATTAGCCTGGGTAGTGGCCCGGCCGTTGGCGCGGGGGGACCGCAGCGCTTTTATTCAGGGCGCTTTCCGCGGCAACCTGGGAATTATCGGCTTGGCCTGGGCGGCCAACGCCTACGGCAGCAGCGGCCTGGCCCAGGCGGCGCTGCTGATGGCAGTGGTCACCATTCTGTACAACCTTGCGGCGGTTGTGCTGTTTGCGATGTACAGCCAGCAGGCAAGTTTCAGCTGGAAAAAGCTGGCGAAAGACATTGTGCAGAACCCGCTGATCGTGGCCATCGTACTGGCGCTGATCTGCAAGCAACTGGGCGTGAAACTGCCGGAGATTCTGTTGCAAACCGGTGATTACCTGGCCTCCATCACCCTGCCGCTGGCGCTGCTGTGTATCGGCGCCAGCCTGGATTTCAGCTTGCTGCGCCGCAGCTCGCTGGCTGCCTTTGGTGCGGTTGGATTCAAACTGTTGGTTGTGCCGGCGGTCCTGATCGCCTTCGGCTGGCTGTTTCAACTGCCGTCGCAGTCCATGGGCGTACTGCTGCTGCTCGCCGCTTCGCCCAGCGCCACCGTATCTTTTATCATGGCGCGGGCGATGGGGGGCAACAGCCAGTTGGCAGCCAATATCGTCGCCCTGAGCACACTGCTGTCTATCGTTACCGCCAGTCTGGGGCTGGCGCTGTTGGAGGTCTATCTATGA
- a CDS encoding DUF2489 domain-containing protein — translation MSPFPTWLLVAAALIDFVLAVIAGYYLRKLHIAQKAQAQQLAELEQAAHDQRRRVNDSIQILARTLLDDGVGLTEASIRIRVLLDALQVEQSVRDEFVAFYTVADKTSHIPILQEWKKLPRKKQFQFEQEMAKLEVEYRDFALDAAQRILGRSF, via the coding sequence ATGAGCCCTTTTCCCACCTGGCTGCTGGTTGCGGCAGCGCTGATCGACTTTGTGCTGGCGGTGATCGCCGGTTATTACCTGCGCAAACTGCATATTGCGCAAAAGGCGCAGGCACAACAACTGGCGGAACTGGAACAGGCGGCACATGACCAGCGGCGGCGGGTCAACGACAGTATCCAGATACTCGCCCGCACACTGCTGGACGACGGGGTGGGGCTGACCGAGGCCTCGATCCGCATTCGCGTTTTGCTGGATGCGCTGCAGGTGGAGCAGAGTGTGCGCGACGAGTTTGTGGCTTTCTATACGGTGGCGGACAAGACCAGCCATATTCCAATTCTGCAGGAGTGGAAGAAGTTACCGCGCAAGAAGCAGTTCCAGTTTGAGCAGGAAATGGCGAAGCTCGAGGTGGAGTATCGGGATTTTGCGTTGGATGCGGCGCAACGGATTCTCGGCAGGTCATTTTAG
- the trmA gene encoding tRNA (uridine(54)-C5)-methyltransferase TrmA, which yields MAIHSVNTDDYTRQLQQKVERLREAYGDYTDREPEVFPSPPSHYRLRAEFKVWQEQGRAHYAMFRQGEYKKPFIIEEFTVGSELINRLMPLVLEAVNASEVLRKRLFSAEFLTTLGGDALVTLIYHKKLDEDWESAARALQEKLGFPVLGRSRKQKVVLERDYVIERLQIGDKTYQYKQVEGSFTQPNGEICRAMIGWAKDVCKESRGDLLELYCGNGNFTIPLSEHFDKVLATEISKVSVNSAQENIRANGVDNLAIVRLSSEEFTQAIDKVRPFRRLRDIDLGSYDFSTVLVDPPRAGLDTDTCAMVARFPRILYISCNPETQLENLAELSKTHRVERFAIFDQFPYTDHTESGLLLTRK from the coding sequence ATGGCCATACACAGTGTAAACACAGACGACTACACCCGACAGCTCCAACAGAAGGTGGAGCGTCTGCGCGAGGCCTATGGGGACTACACCGACCGGGAACCGGAAGTTTTCCCCTCGCCCCCCAGTCACTACCGGCTGCGCGCGGAGTTCAAGGTCTGGCAGGAACAGGGCCGCGCCCATTACGCCATGTTTCGCCAGGGCGAATACAAGAAGCCGTTTATTATCGAGGAGTTTACCGTCGGCTCCGAGCTGATCAATCGCCTGATGCCCCTGGTGCTGGAGGCGGTCAACGCCAGCGAGGTTCTCAGAAAACGCCTGTTCAGCGCCGAGTTTCTCACCACCCTGGGTGGCGATGCGCTGGTTACCCTGATCTACCACAAGAAACTGGACGAAGACTGGGAGTCCGCCGCCCGCGCCCTGCAGGAAAAACTGGGCTTCCCGGTCCTCGGCCGCTCGCGCAAACAGAAGGTGGTTCTGGAGCGGGATTACGTCATCGAACGGCTGCAAATCGGCGACAAAACCTACCAGTACAAGCAGGTAGAGGGCAGTTTTACCCAGCCCAATGGCGAAATCTGCCGCGCGATGATCGGCTGGGCCAAGGATGTCTGCAAAGAAAGCCGCGGCGACCTGCTGGAACTCTACTGCGGTAACGGCAACTTCACCATTCCGCTCAGCGAGCATTTCGATAAAGTGCTGGCGACAGAAATTTCCAAGGTCTCGGTCAATTCCGCGCAGGAAAATATCCGCGCGAACGGGGTGGACAATCTGGCTATCGTGCGCCTGTCCAGCGAGGAATTCACCCAGGCCATCGACAAGGTGCGCCCCTTCCGCCGGCTCAGGGATATCGACCTGGGCAGCTACGACTTCTCCACCGTGCTGGTGGACCCGCCCCGCGCCGGGCTGGATACGGACACCTGTGCAATGGTCGCTCGCTTCCCGCGGATTCTGTATATCTCCTGCAACCCTGAGACACAGCTGGAAAACCTGGCGGAACTGAGCAAGACGCATCGGGTGGAACGTTTCGCGATATTCGATCAGTTTCCGTATACCGACCATACCGAGTCAGGGCTGCTGTTGACCCGCAAGTAG
- a CDS encoding secondary thiamine-phosphate synthase enzyme YjbQ: MAIGEIQIPVRGQGLHEFTDQVNDWVREQGGGDGLCTLFIQHTSASLLVQENADPSAREDLENWLNRLVPENDPLYTHTLEGPDDMPAHIKAALTATNLSIPVQAGRLMLGTWQGIYLWEHRHHRGRRRVILHF, translated from the coding sequence ATGGCAATTGGTGAAATACAAATACCGGTGCGCGGCCAGGGGCTGCACGAATTTACCGACCAGGTGAACGACTGGGTGAGGGAGCAGGGGGGCGGCGACGGCCTCTGTACCCTGTTTATCCAGCATACCTCCGCCAGCCTGCTGGTCCAGGAGAACGCCGATCCCAGCGCGCGGGAGGATCTGGAGAACTGGCTGAACCGGCTGGTGCCGGAAAATGATCCGCTCTACACCCACACCCTGGAGGGGCCGGACGATATGCCGGCGCATATCAAGGCGGCGTTGACGGCTACCAACCTTTCCATCCCGGTACAGGCGGGGCGGTTGATGTTGGGGACTTGGCAGGGGATTTATCTGTGGGAGCACCGGCATCACCGGGGCAGGCGGCGAGTGATTTTGCACTTCTAG
- a CDS encoding TusE/DsrC/DsvC family sulfur relay protein, whose product MKSIQVEGREIPLDKEGFLRNLNDWSPAVAEQLARAEGIELTEAHWQVIRLLQEFYREFELSPAMRPLVKYAGQHLGADKGRSIYLMQLFPPSPAKVASKIAGLPKPTNCL is encoded by the coding sequence ATGAAAAGCATTCAGGTGGAAGGCCGGGAAATTCCGCTGGACAAGGAGGGCTTCCTGCGTAATCTGAACGACTGGAGCCCGGCAGTGGCGGAGCAGTTGGCGCGGGCCGAAGGCATTGAACTCACCGAGGCGCACTGGCAGGTAATCCGCCTGCTGCAGGAATTCTACCGGGAATTCGAACTGTCACCGGCCATGCGCCCGCTGGTCAAATACGCCGGTCAACACCTGGGAGCAGACAAGGGACGCAGTATCTACCTGATGCAGCTGTTTCCGCCGAGCCCCGCCAAAGTGGCCAGCAAGATCGCCGGCCTGCCCAAGCCCACCAACTGTCTGTAG
- the tusB gene encoding sulfurtransferase complex subunit TusB — MTLHIVSKSPYSSSALIECIGSFAEGDALLLIEDGVYALSGPAAEKIAVSPVYCLEADTRARGLSVPENIQAIDDARWVSLCTEHNPIVSWFK; from the coding sequence ATGACCCTGCATATCGTCAGCAAATCTCCCTACAGCTCGTCCGCACTAATTGAGTGTATCGGCAGTTTCGCCGAGGGCGATGCCCTGCTGCTGATCGAGGACGGAGTCTACGCCCTGAGTGGACCCGCGGCGGAAAAAATTGCCGTATCGCCGGTCTACTGCCTGGAGGCTGACACTCGTGCACGCGGCCTGTCGGTTCCGGAAAATATCCAGGCGATCGACGATGCCCGCTGGGTGTCGCTGTGCACCGAACACAACCCTATCGTCAGCTGGTTCAAGTGA
- the tusC gene encoding sulfurtransferase complex subunit TusC, whose amino-acid sequence MAKRLLALCRQAPYGNALAREGLEAVLAAAAMDQVADLLFLGDGVFQLLDDQRAEAIEQKNLRRNLQALPIFGVETVHICERSLQERGIDAGQLQIPGAGLKLIADTGSFIADYDSVLSF is encoded by the coding sequence ATGGCAAAACGCCTGCTCGCCCTTTGCCGCCAGGCGCCCTACGGCAACGCTCTCGCCCGCGAGGGCCTGGAGGCGGTACTCGCCGCGGCAGCCATGGATCAGGTAGCGGACCTGCTCTTCCTCGGCGACGGCGTCTTCCAATTGCTGGACGACCAGCGAGCAGAGGCCATCGAACAGAAGAACCTGCGGCGCAACCTGCAGGCGTTGCCGATATTTGGAGTGGAAACTGTTCATATCTGCGAGCGCAGCCTGCAGGAGCGGGGTATCGATGCCGGGCAACTGCAAATTCCCGGCGCCGGGTTAAAATTGATTGCCGATACCGGCAGTTTTATCGCCGACTACGACAGCGTACTGAGTTTTTGA
- the tusD gene encoding sulfurtransferase complex subunit TusD — MKFSLVIYGAPHASQSAASALRFARALLQQGHEIHRVFFYCDGVHNGSSLSAPPQDEIDLVAGWQSLQEQHRLDLVVCIAAAQRRGVLNESEALRLEKPAANLAEGFELSGLGQLADAAAKSDRLITFGA; from the coding sequence ATGAAATTTTCCCTGGTAATCTACGGCGCCCCACACGCGTCGCAATCCGCCGCCAGCGCCTTGCGCTTCGCCCGCGCGCTACTGCAACAGGGTCACGAAATCCACCGCGTATTCTTCTACTGCGACGGTGTGCACAACGGCAGCTCGCTGAGTGCACCACCGCAGGATGAGATCGACCTGGTCGCCGGCTGGCAGTCGTTGCAGGAACAGCACCGACTGGATCTGGTGGTCTGCATCGCCGCCGCCCAGCGGCGTGGCGTACTCAATGAAAGCGAGGCATTGCGGCTGGAAAAGCCCGCGGCCAATCTCGCCGAAGGTTTCGAACTGTCCGGTCTCGGCCAACTGGCGGACGCCGCGGCCAAATCCGATCGCCTGATAACTTTTGGAGCCTGA
- a CDS encoding Bax inhibitor-1/YccA family protein: protein MQPQVYTQSQALDRAETSKVLRNTYALLAMTVLFSAFTAGIAMAIGMGRGMGLICSIAAIVLVWFVLPRTANSAAGVGVVFAFTGLLGASLGPILQYYLGLAGGGQIVMQALGTTALIFFALSAYVLTTRKDFSFMGGFLFVGLIAVLVCALGMMIASMFGVYMPLASVVLSGVIALLFSGFILYDTSRIINGGETNYLMATTALYLDILNLFTALLHLFGFASDD, encoded by the coding sequence ATGCAGCCGCAAGTTTACACACAATCCCAGGCATTGGACCGCGCGGAGACGTCCAAGGTACTGCGCAATACCTATGCCCTTCTGGCCATGACCGTATTGTTCAGCGCCTTCACCGCCGGCATCGCCATGGCTATCGGTATGGGGCGTGGCATGGGGCTGATCTGTTCCATCGCCGCCATCGTGCTGGTGTGGTTTGTCCTGCCGCGCACCGCCAACTCCGCCGCCGGTGTCGGCGTGGTGTTCGCATTTACCGGCCTGCTCGGCGCCTCCCTGGGGCCAATACTGCAGTACTATCTGGGTCTCGCCGGTGGCGGGCAAATCGTAATGCAGGCCCTGGGCACCACCGCACTGATTTTCTTCGCGCTGTCCGCCTACGTGCTGACCACCCGCAAGGATTTCAGTTTTATGGGCGGTTTCCTGTTCGTGGGCCTGATCGCGGTGCTGGTTTGCGCCCTGGGCATGATGATCGCCAGCATGTTCGGCGTGTATATGCCGCTGGCCAGCGTGGTGCTGAGCGGTGTGATCGCGCTGCTGTTCTCCGGCTTTATCCTCTACGATACCAGTCGGATCATCAACGGCGGCGAGACCAACTATCTGATGGCCACCACCGCCCTGTACCTGGATATCCTGAACCTGTTCACCGCCCTGCTGCATCTCTTCGGCTTCGCCTCCGACGATTGA
- a CDS encoding endonuclease/exonuclease/phosphatase family protein, with the protein MIGRIETTLRRWRRRFSRSEWMARLLGLPTSKSPSSAPGLILIQIDGLAHPQLEKALAKGRMPFLKRLIAREHYHLEHLYPGIPTTTPAVQAELFYGVRQAVPAFSFMMRDSQQLVRMYDPEVAARVEEKITARYRNPLLRGGSCYLSLFRAGAEHGEAHFCPADRGWGPALREAGPLKMLLMLITNAWSLVRTGALVVVEGALALVDCVRGVIQGQDLMRELMFVPTRVAVTILMRELCTIGVKIDIARGLPVIYVNLLGYDEQSHRRGPHSGFAHWTLKGIDDAIARIWRAAHRSDRRHYDVWIFSDHGQEQAQPYEERHGRSLGDALTEALADLPTEPRGYHSNGRRGMQLERARLFGSEWIQKMIPEDSPQYRGDEPRLALAALGPVAMLYNLELDSTPREQVARLIVEKAGVPLVLYRTDPLDPASPVHGWWYKGPVRLPEDGPQLLGSGHPFPKETIEDVAQLCRHADAGEFMMFGWCAGREPMTFAMENGSHGGIGPNETHAFALMPADIPPPDPERGYWRPEELRSAARLFLRGARPAPAAPRAAPVKTLRVMTYNVHSCRGVDGKLSPQRIARIIARYHPDVVALQELDVKRQRSGGLDQAERIARLLAMDYHFHPAIHMEEERYGDAILSRLPMRLVKKDILPGPPGDKGSRFSPARFNPAAQEPRGAVWVEVEYNGKHVQILNTHLGLSKAERLRQVEALLGPEWLAHPNCRGPRLLLGDFNALPNSIECKRLGSRLHDAQIKAPEHIPLGTFFSRMPKVRIDHIFVEPGLEVSRILVPRTELTRQASDHLPLIADLVLGGED; encoded by the coding sequence ATGATCGGGCGCATAGAGACCACACTGCGTCGCTGGCGCCGCCGTTTCAGCCGCAGCGAATGGATGGCCCGGCTGCTGGGCCTGCCCACCAGCAAATCCCCATCCAGCGCCCCTGGGCTGATCCTGATCCAGATCGACGGCCTGGCCCATCCGCAACTGGAAAAAGCACTGGCCAAAGGCCGGATGCCGTTTCTGAAACGGCTGATAGCCAGGGAACACTACCACCTGGAACACCTCTATCCCGGCATACCCACCACCACCCCGGCGGTACAGGCGGAGCTGTTTTACGGCGTGCGCCAGGCAGTTCCCGCCTTCAGTTTCATGATGCGCGACTCCCAGCAACTGGTGCGCATGTACGATCCGGAAGTGGCCGCGCGGGTGGAGGAGAAAATTACCGCCCGGTACCGCAACCCACTGCTGAGAGGCGGCAGCTGTTACCTCAGCCTGTTTCGCGCAGGCGCTGAACACGGCGAGGCCCATTTCTGCCCGGCGGACCGCGGCTGGGGCCCGGCGCTGCGCGAAGCGGGCCCGCTGAAAATGCTGCTGATGCTGATCACCAATGCCTGGAGCCTGGTGCGCACCGGCGCGCTGGTGGTCGTGGAGGGGGCACTGGCGCTGGTGGATTGTGTGCGCGGCGTTATCCAGGGCCAGGACCTGATGCGGGAACTGATGTTCGTGCCCACGCGCGTCGCGGTCACCATCCTGATGCGGGAACTGTGTACCATCGGGGTCAAGATCGATATCGCCCGCGGCCTGCCGGTGATCTACGTGAATCTGCTGGGATACGACGAGCAGTCCCACCGCCGCGGCCCCCACTCGGGCTTCGCCCACTGGACCCTCAAGGGCATCGACGACGCCATCGCGCGTATCTGGCGCGCAGCGCACCGCTCCGACCGGCGCCACTACGACGTGTGGATCTTCTCCGACCACGGCCAGGAGCAGGCGCAGCCCTATGAGGAGCGGCACGGCCGCTCCCTGGGAGATGCCCTCACCGAAGCGCTGGCGGATCTGCCCACGGAGCCCCGCGGCTACCACAGCAATGGCCGGCGCGGCATGCAGCTGGAGCGTGCACGGCTGTTCGGCAGCGAGTGGATACAGAAAATGATCCCGGAGGACAGCCCGCAATATCGGGGCGACGAACCGCGCCTCGCCCTGGCCGCCCTCGGCCCGGTGGCCATGCTCTACAACCTGGAACTCGACAGTACCCCGCGGGAACAGGTGGCGCGGCTGATCGTGGAGAAGGCGGGAGTACCGCTGGTGCTCTACCGCACGGATCCCTTAGATCCCGCCTCACCGGTCCACGGTTGGTGGTATAAGGGTCCGGTACGCCTGCCGGAGGACGGCCCGCAGCTACTGGGCAGCGGCCACCCCTTCCCGAAGGAGACCATCGAGGATGTGGCCCAACTGTGCCGCCACGCGGACGCCGGGGAATTTATGATGTTCGGCTGGTGTGCGGGTCGCGAACCCATGACCTTCGCCATGGAGAACGGCAGCCACGGCGGCATAGGCCCCAACGAGACCCACGCCTTCGCGCTGATGCCCGCGGATATCCCACCACCGGACCCGGAGCGCGGCTACTGGCGGCCGGAGGAACTGCGCTCCGCCGCCAGACTCTTTCTGCGCGGTGCCAGGCCGGCGCCGGCGGCACCGCGCGCCGCCCCGGTCAAAACCCTGAGGGTAATGACCTACAATGTGCACAGCTGCCGTGGCGTGGACGGCAAGCTGTCCCCCCAACGTATCGCGCGGATCATCGCCCGTTATCACCCGGACGTGGTAGCGCTGCAGGAACTGGACGTGAAACGGCAGAGAAGCGGCGGCCTGGACCAGGCGGAGCGAATCGCCCGGCTGCTGGCCATGGATTATCATTTCCATCCGGCGATTCATATGGAGGAGGAGCGCTACGGCGACGCCATTCTCTCCCGCCTGCCGATGCGCCTGGTCAAGAAAGACATACTGCCCGGCCCCCCTGGCGACAAAGGCTCCCGCTTCAGCCCCGCCCGCTTCAACCCTGCCGCACAGGAGCCGCGGGGCGCAGTGTGGGTGGAAGTGGAATACAACGGCAAGCATGTGCAGATACTCAACACCCACCTGGGCCTGTCCAAGGCCGAGCGCCTGCGCCAGGTGGAGGCCCTGCTCGGTCCCGAATGGCTGGCGCATCCGAACTGCCGGGGGCCCAGGCTCCTGCTCGGGGATTTCAACGCCCTGCCCAATTCCATCGAGTGCAAGCGGTTGGGGAGTCGGTTACACGACGCCCAGATCAAGGCGCCCGAGCACATCCCCCTGGGCACCTTCTTCAGCCGCATGCCCAAGGTGCGCATTGACCATATCTTTGTGGAGCCGGGCCTTGAAGTAAGCCGGATACTGGTGCCGCGGACCGAACTCACCCGGCAGGCCTCCGACCATCTGCCGCTGATTGCGGATCTGGTGCTGGGTGGGGAGGATTGA
- a CDS encoding glycosyltransferase, with translation MNIVMLTNTYLPHVGGVARSVAAFSEEYRKRGHEVLIVAPEFPQTDSETDGDEKDVVRISAIQNFNGSDFSVALPFSGHLSEKLNEFRPDIVHSHHPFLLGMTALRIARSRQLPLVFTHHTLYERYTHYVPADSQALKRFVIELATRYANLASLVFAPSLSIAKLLHERGVKTSIAEVPTGVQLENFRGGDGARARARFGIPESALLLGHLGRLAPEKNLEFLAGAVAEFMQENTIAHFLIVGSGPTTEQLTGQFAARGLADRLHMPGTLQGEAQRDAYAAMDAFVFASTSETQGMVLTEAMAAGVPVIALDANGTREVVRDGENGRLLPRQHSGDFVDALQWLRDLPLSERRKLHEQALRTAEDFSMESCAERALQLYRPLLEHPWSLDDSLYAQWMRLRNLIGAQWEIIEGVTGAAGAAFTHTQTPSERQ, from the coding sequence ATGAATATCGTGATGCTCACCAACACCTACCTTCCCCATGTAGGCGGCGTGGCCCGATCGGTGGCGGCGTTCAGCGAGGAATATCGCAAGCGCGGCCACGAGGTCCTGATCGTCGCACCGGAGTTTCCTCAGACCGACAGCGAGACAGACGGGGACGAGAAGGATGTGGTGCGGATTTCTGCGATCCAGAACTTCAATGGCAGTGACTTCTCCGTAGCCCTGCCCTTTTCCGGACACCTGAGCGAAAAGCTCAACGAATTCCGCCCGGATATCGTCCACTCCCACCACCCGTTTCTGTTGGGCATGACCGCATTGCGCATCGCCCGCTCGCGGCAACTGCCGCTGGTTTTCACCCACCACACGCTTTACGAGCGCTATACCCACTACGTTCCGGCGGACTCCCAGGCACTGAAGCGCTTCGTCATCGAGCTGGCCACCCGCTACGCCAATCTCGCCAGCCTGGTATTCGCACCCAGCCTGAGCATTGCCAAACTGCTGCACGAGCGCGGAGTGAAAACCTCCATTGCAGAAGTGCCCACCGGCGTGCAGTTGGAGAACTTTCGCGGCGGTGACGGTGCCCGGGCTCGGGCCCGGTTCGGCATACCGGAATCGGCCCTGCTGCTCGGCCACCTGGGGCGCCTGGCACCGGAAAAAAACCTGGAATTCCTCGCCGGTGCAGTGGCGGAATTTATGCAGGAGAATACCATCGCGCACTTTTTAATCGTCGGCTCCGGCCCCACCACCGAGCAGCTCACCGGGCAGTTCGCCGCCCGCGGACTGGCCGACCGCCTGCACATGCCCGGGACTCTGCAGGGAGAGGCGCAGCGGGATGCCTATGCCGCCATGGACGCCTTTGTATTCGCTTCCACCAGTGAGACCCAGGGCATGGTGCTCACCGAGGCCATGGCCGCCGGTGTGCCGGTGATCGCGCTGGATGCCAATGGCACCCGTGAAGTGGTGCGCGACGGGGAAAACGGCCGCCTGCTGCCGCGGCAGCACAGCGGCGACTTTGTCGACGCCCTGCAGTGGCTGCGGGACTTGCCCCTATCGGAGCGCCGCAAGCTGCACGAGCAGGCACTGCGCACCGCGGAGGACTTTTCCATGGAAAGCTGCGCGGAGCGCGCCCTGCAGCTGTACCGGCCGCTGCTCGAACACCCCTGGTCACTGGACGACTCCCTGTACGCCCAGTGGATGCGCCTGCGCAACCTGATCGGCGCCCAATGGGAAATCATCGAAGGCGTCACCGGCGCCGCCGGCGCCGCCTTCACCCACACCCAAACACCATCCGAGCGGCAATGA